In one window of Sandaracinaceae bacterium DNA:
- a CDS encoding YebC/PmpR family DNA-binding transcriptional regulator, with protein MGRIFETRKQTMFARWDRMAKAFTRCGREIAVAVKQGGEHPETNPALRRAIQNARAVNMPNDKIANAIKKAAGKDAADYQELVYEGYAPHGVAIMAVSATDNPTRTIANIRVRFNKGNGSIGTVGSVAFGFTRMGVFRLDAAALKKAGVDLEELEMELIDCGLDEMGEGEGEKGEPQIIVRCPLVDFGRVQEALETRKITPVSTASEFIPSTYVELDEERATEVLKLVDLLEQDDDIQQVFHNLA; from the coding sequence ATGGGACGCATCTTCGAGACCCGCAAACAGACCATGTTCGCCCGCTGGGACCGGATGGCCAAGGCCTTCACGCGCTGCGGCCGAGAGATCGCGGTCGCGGTCAAGCAGGGTGGCGAGCACCCCGAGACCAACCCCGCCCTGCGGCGCGCCATCCAGAACGCGCGCGCCGTGAACATGCCCAACGACAAGATCGCCAACGCGATCAAGAAGGCAGCGGGCAAAGACGCGGCGGACTACCAAGAGCTGGTCTACGAGGGCTATGCACCGCACGGAGTGGCCATCATGGCGGTGTCGGCCACGGACAACCCCACCCGCACCATCGCCAACATCCGCGTGCGCTTCAACAAGGGCAACGGCAGCATCGGCACCGTGGGGAGCGTGGCGTTCGGTTTCACGCGCATGGGCGTCTTCCGCCTGGACGCGGCGGCGCTCAAGAAGGCCGGCGTGGACCTCGAGGAGCTGGAGATGGAGCTCATCGACTGCGGCCTCGACGAGATGGGCGAGGGCGAGGGCGAGAAGGGCGAGCCACAGATCATCGTGCGCTGCCCGCTGGTGGACTTCGGGCGTGTCCAAGAGGCGCTCGAGACCCGCAAGATCACGCCGGTGTCGACCGCGTCGGAATTCATCCCCAGCACGTACGTGGAGCTGGACGAGGAGCGCGCCACCGAGGTGCTCAAGCTGGTGGACCTGCTGGAGCAGGACGACGACATCCAGCAGGTGTTCCACAACCTGGCGTGA
- a CDS encoding heme-binding domain-containing protein, protein MTNPSPASSKWSWRKRLLVGALATFAVMQLVPYGRDHENPPMGAEPAWDSPGTRALFMTSCGDCHSHATRWPWYTHIAPASWLVAHDVEEGREHFNVSGWPAGAGDADEAAEEYAEGEMPPGIYLPLHADADLRPADREALLAGLRATFGEAEEHP, encoded by the coding sequence ATGACCAACCCATCCCCCGCCTCCTCCAAGTGGTCCTGGCGCAAGCGCCTGCTGGTGGGTGCCCTCGCCACCTTCGCCGTGATGCAGCTGGTGCCCTACGGGCGCGATCACGAGAACCCACCCATGGGCGCAGAGCCCGCGTGGGACTCGCCCGGGACGCGGGCGCTGTTCATGACCAGCTGCGGGGACTGCCACAGCCACGCCACGCGCTGGCCCTGGTACACGCACATCGCCCCGGCCTCCTGGTTGGTGGCGCACGACGTGGAAGAGGGGCGCGAGCACTTCAACGTGTCCGGCTGGCCCGCCGGGGCAGGCGATGCCGACGAGGCCGCCGAGGAGTACGCCGAGGGTGAGATGCCGCCCGGTATCTACCTCCCCCTGCACGCCGACGCGGATTTGCGCCCCGCAGACCGCGAGGCGCTCCTGGCGGGCCTCCGGGCCACCTTCGGGGAGGCCGAAGAGCACCCCTGA
- a CDS encoding FAD-dependent oxidoreductase, translated as MTEHVVVIGAGIGGLTAAALLAKWGKRVTVLEAHVYPGGCAGTFYHRGYRFDAGATLAGGFAPGGPHHIVGELLGIEWPVHPVDPAWVVHLPDGRAVTQWADKAQWQAERQAHFPGTEAFWQLQEQLADVSWRVSSRPFPWPPESLADALRLGASVNLDDVGMLPYLTRTLGSLAPRGDAMFHAFLDAQLLISAQTTSPHVSALYGSAAIDLPRRGVNHVRGGIGQLAQTLVDSIRASGGEVLLRQEVSGVELHAGRAVAVTTKKGLRVPCDALLANLTPWALRRLLGDDAPRALAQDVDHALTPTGGAFMVYLGIDHARFRERFGEAATHHQVVVDASKPLGETNSVFFSMASADDSGRAPVGEVPATMSTHTATEPWWALHRTDPAAYEARKEQYAEAMLDAISRALPGLRECITFRITGTPVSFQRFTRRPEGMVGGFPQTSVFRARGPRTGLPNVLFVGDSVFPGQSTAGVTLSGLRVARQLA; from the coding sequence ATGACGGAGCACGTGGTGGTGATCGGCGCGGGGATTGGCGGACTCACCGCGGCCGCGTTGCTTGCCAAGTGGGGCAAGCGGGTCACTGTGCTCGAAGCTCACGTGTACCCGGGCGGGTGCGCGGGCACGTTCTATCACCGCGGCTACCGCTTCGACGCGGGTGCCACGCTGGCGGGAGGCTTTGCGCCGGGGGGCCCGCACCACATCGTGGGTGAGCTGCTGGGCATCGAGTGGCCGGTGCACCCCGTGGACCCCGCGTGGGTGGTGCACCTGCCCGACGGCCGGGCCGTGACGCAGTGGGCCGACAAGGCTCAGTGGCAGGCCGAGCGGCAGGCGCACTTCCCGGGCACCGAGGCGTTCTGGCAGCTCCAGGAGCAGCTGGCCGACGTGAGCTGGCGTGTGTCGAGCCGGCCCTTCCCGTGGCCACCCGAGTCCTTGGCGGACGCGCTGCGGCTGGGTGCCTCCGTGAACCTCGACGACGTCGGCATGCTGCCGTACCTGACGCGCACCCTGGGCTCGCTGGCCCCGCGCGGAGACGCCATGTTCCACGCGTTCCTGGACGCGCAGCTGCTGATCTCGGCGCAGACCACCAGCCCGCATGTGAGCGCGCTCTACGGCAGCGCCGCCATCGACCTGCCGCGGCGCGGGGTGAACCACGTGCGCGGCGGCATCGGCCAACTGGCGCAGACATTGGTGGACTCCATCCGTGCGAGCGGCGGCGAGGTGCTGCTGCGCCAGGAGGTCAGTGGCGTCGAGCTGCACGCGGGGCGCGCCGTTGCCGTCACCACCAAGAAGGGCCTGCGCGTGCCGTGCGATGCGCTGCTGGCCAACCTGACGCCCTGGGCCTTGCGGCGCCTGCTGGGTGATGACGCCCCGCGTGCGCTGGCACAGGACGTGGACCACGCGCTCACGCCCACTGGCGGCGCGTTCATGGTGTACCTCGGCATCGACCACGCCAGGTTCCGCGAGCGCTTCGGGGAGGCCGCCACGCACCATCAGGTGGTGGTGGACGCGAGCAAGCCGCTGGGCGAGACCAACTCGGTGTTCTTCTCCATGGCCAGCGCCGACGACAGCGGCCGCGCCCCGGTGGGTGAGGTGCCCGCCACCATGTCCACGCACACCGCTACCGAGCCCTGGTGGGCGCTGCACCGCACCGATCCAGCTGCCTACGAGGCGCGCAAGGAGCAGTACGCCGAGGCCATGCTGGACGCCATCAGCCGCGCGCTGCCGGGCCTGAGGGAGTGCATCACCTTTCGGATCACGGGAACGCCCGTGTCGTTCCAGCGCTTCACGCGGCGCCCCGAAGGCATGGTGGGCGGCTTCCCGCAGACGTCGGTGTTTCGCGCGCGCGGTCCGCGCACCGGGCTGCCCAACGTGCTGTTCGTGGGCGACTCGGTGTTCCCGGGGCAGTCCACTGCGGGCGTGACGCTCAGCGGTCTGCGCGTGGCGCGGCAGCTGGCGTAG